The Psychrobacter sp. LV10R520-6 genome includes a region encoding these proteins:
- a CDS encoding HAD-IA family hydrolase: MSQPNVNHATRSTSIHLHPQTDRAIDTLATHDLAAKTLIVFDWDGTLMDSIGLIVESMHVAGEANGFHTTDQAVKDIIGLSLLTGIEILYPEATDAQKLAIQQSYADYYIPNSHRTPFFSPIENMLQTLQQQGKQLAVATGKKRRGLDRVLEASGSHDYFEITRCADESGSKPDPQMLTDILNYTQQQIFDAVFIGDSIYDIQMATKLGMTSIAVNYGTAASNELAAQQPTYQVDTPQSLAALLCK, from the coding sequence ATGAGTCAGCCAAACGTTAATCACGCTACCCGGTCTACATCGATACATCTCCACCCTCAGACTGACCGAGCTATTGATACTTTGGCCACGCATGACTTAGCTGCTAAAACGTTGATTGTCTTTGATTGGGATGGCACGCTGATGGACTCAATCGGTTTAATCGTTGAGTCTATGCACGTGGCGGGTGAGGCGAATGGTTTTCATACTACTGATCAAGCGGTAAAAGATATTATCGGTCTGAGTCTGCTCACTGGGATCGAAATTTTATATCCTGAAGCAACGGATGCGCAAAAACTTGCCATCCAGCAAAGCTACGCTGATTATTATATTCCTAACAGTCACCGTACGCCGTTCTTTAGCCCTATAGAAAATATGTTGCAAACCTTGCAACAACAAGGCAAACAGTTGGCCGTAGCGACCGGTAAAAAACGTCGAGGACTTGATCGAGTATTAGAGGCCTCTGGCAGTCACGATTATTTTGAAATCACGCGCTGCGCGGATGAGTCTGGTTCTAAACCTGATCCGCAGATGCTCACCGATATCTTAAATTATACACAACAGCAAATATTCGATGCCGTATTTATCGGTGACAGTATTTATGATATTCAAATGGCGACTAAGCTTGGCATGACCAGCATTGCGGTCAATTATGGCACGGCAGCTAGTAATGAGCTCGCCGCACAGCAACCGACTTATCAAGTGGATACCCCGCAATCTTTGGCTGCGCTGTTATGTAAATAG
- a CDS encoding outer membrane protein assembly factor BamE: MSHLIMIKPLTFRPLNLRPLSHSGALRKLVITGVLSATVAMSGCSLLSVYKIDLPQGTPITQTQAQKLKVGMNQNQVLYILGSPAIKDTLKPNRWDYIYDYQAGTEGQRKGIADVKNASQHLIVYFDANGVVTRIEGLESLPAS, encoded by the coding sequence ATGAGTCATCTTATCATGATAAAGCCGTTAACTTTTCGTCCGCTTAATCTTCGTCCGCTAAGCCATTCAGGCGCATTACGCAAGCTTGTTATTACTGGTGTGCTTAGCGCAACTGTGGCTATGTCTGGCTGCTCATTGCTTAGTGTTTATAAGATTGATTTGCCGCAAGGTACGCCCATCACTCAAACACAAGCACAAAAGCTAAAAGTGGGCATGAACCAAAACCAAGTACTTTATATTTTGGGTAGCCCTGCGATCAAAGATACCCTTAAGCCTAATCGTTGGGATTATATCTACGATTACCAAGCAGGGACAGAAGGTCAACGTAAAGGTATCGCCGATGTCAAAAACGCCAGCCAACATTTAATCGTTTACTTTGATGCTAATGGGGTGGTCACTCGCATAGAAGGCCTTGAGTCTCTACCTGCTTCATAG
- the fur gene encoding ferric iron uptake transcriptional regulator, whose translation MASFTNQDLRKAGLKVTLPRIKILELLERAELHHMSAEEVYKALIAQGEDVGLATVYRVLTQFEQAGIVERHNFENNLSVFEITQDEHHDHLVCDICGKIIEFHNETIEEQQLKVAKEHGFKLSGHSLVLYGICNNPECQDSAR comes from the coding sequence ATGGCTTCTTTTACCAATCAAGATTTACGCAAAGCGGGATTAAAAGTAACGTTACCGCGTATCAAAATTTTAGAATTGCTTGAGCGAGCAGAACTTCATCACATGAGTGCAGAAGAAGTGTACAAGGCGCTGATCGCACAAGGTGAGGATGTGGGCTTGGCGACCGTCTATCGGGTGCTGACGCAGTTTGAGCAAGCGGGTATTGTCGAGCGCCATAACTTTGAAAATAATCTATCAGTATTTGAGATTACCCAAGATGAACATCACGATCATCTAGTCTGTGACATTTGTGGCAAGATTATCGAGTTTCATAATGAGACTATCGAAGAACAGCAGCTTAAAGTAGCAAAAGAGCATGGCTTTAAACTCTCGGGACACTCGTTGGTTCTCTATGGTATTTGTAATAACCCAGAATGCCAAGACAGTGCGAGATAG
- a CDS encoding hemolysin family protein, producing MSLLTASVFILLLIALSAFVSGAEIAIAAARKVKLQILAKEGDVRALVVLNMQEHPGSFITVVQVVLNAVAISAGAIGESAISPYLGLLFNNEALASVVSFVLITSIFSLFADLMPRRLAMSNTEIIAVKLVRPMIFLIFVLKPIIWVFNGAANFIFKLTGISTVRNDDMTSEDIYAVMDAGAEAGVIKHQEHHLIENIFEMQERTVTSVMNPREHIVYFDTQASTEEVVKVMIEQPHNKFLICHDDDLEHIIGYVESRSFLALVLEQQKVCLTDKALLKPALFIPNTLSLFEVLEMFKSTGADFAVIVNEYALVVGVITLKDVMSIVMGELVTLEEQPIVQRTDNSWLIDGMTPIEDVIRSLGIVNLPNSQNYETISGFMMFMLRKIPKKTDTIEYANYRFEIIATDHLKITQLLVTKFEDIV from the coding sequence ATGAGCTTGCTAACTGCTAGTGTGTTTATTCTTTTATTAATTGCGCTAAGTGCCTTCGTTTCTGGTGCTGAGATTGCAATCGCGGCTGCTCGTAAAGTTAAGCTGCAAATCTTAGCAAAAGAAGGTGATGTACGGGCGCTTGTCGTCCTGAATATGCAAGAGCATCCCGGCAGCTTTATCACTGTTGTACAAGTGGTTCTGAACGCCGTAGCTATCTCAGCGGGTGCTATAGGTGAGTCAGCAATCAGTCCTTATTTGGGGCTTTTGTTTAATAACGAAGCGTTAGCATCTGTTGTGTCGTTTGTCCTAATCACTAGCATATTTTCCTTGTTTGCTGATTTGATGCCAAGACGCCTTGCTATGTCAAACACTGAGATTATTGCCGTAAAATTAGTACGGCCGATGATCTTTTTAATTTTTGTCTTAAAGCCTATTATCTGGGTATTTAATGGCGCGGCGAACTTTATATTTAAGCTAACAGGCATCTCAACCGTACGCAACGACGATATGACTTCAGAAGATATTTACGCGGTTATGGACGCTGGTGCTGAAGCGGGCGTCATTAAGCATCAAGAGCATCATTTGATTGAAAATATCTTTGAGATGCAAGAGCGTACGGTAACTTCTGTAATGAATCCACGCGAGCATATTGTTTACTTTGATACTCAGGCTAGCACTGAAGAAGTAGTCAAGGTAATGATTGAGCAGCCACATAATAAGTTTTTGATCTGTCATGATGATGATTTAGAGCATATCATTGGTTATGTGGAGTCGCGTAGTTTTTTGGCCTTAGTGCTGGAGCAGCAAAAGGTTTGCTTAACAGACAAAGCGCTATTAAAACCGGCACTGTTTATTCCTAATACCTTATCGTTATTCGAGGTATTAGAGATGTTTAAGTCTACGGGCGCTGACTTTGCGGTCATCGTTAATGAATATGCGCTGGTCGTTGGGGTAATTACCCTAAAGGACGTGATGAGTATCGTCATGGGTGAACTGGTAACGCTGGAGGAGCAGCCTATTGTCCAACGTACCGATAACTCGTGGCTTATTGACGGTATGACGCCGATTGAAGACGTCATTCGCTCGTTGGGAATCGTCAACCTGCCGAATAGCCAAAACTACGAAACTATTAGTGGCTTTATGATGTTTATGCTGCGTAAGATTCCTAAAAAAACCGATACAATCGAATATGCCAATTATCGCTTCGAAATTATTGCCACAGATCACCTTAAAATTACTCAGCTGCTGGTCACCAAGTTTGAAGATATTGTTTAA
- a CDS encoding type IV pilus twitching motility protein PilT, which yields MAEKSTLSIEDLLRFTVKHKASDLHISAGMQAMIRVDGEMTRINMPTMTHKVVHQLIYDIMNDRQRADFEEFFETDFSFEIPNLARFRVNAFNQNRGAGAVFRTIPSKVLTMEDLGMGDVFKRVSDFKRGVVLVTGPTGSGKSTTLAAMVDYINETRKEHILTIEDPIEFVHESKKSLINQREVHRDTLGFDAALRSALREDPDIILVGELRDLETIRLALTAAETGHLVFGTLHTSSAAKTIDRVIDVFPAAEKDMIRAMLSESLQAVISQTLLPRQTGGRIAAHEIMLGTPAIRNLIRENKIAQMYSSIQTGAGDGMITLDQTLKNLVAKGTISKDVARPYAKQPEAFL from the coding sequence ATGGCTGAAAAAAGTACTTTAAGTATCGAAGATTTGCTGCGCTTCACTGTCAAGCATAAAGCATCAGATTTACACATTTCAGCAGGGATGCAGGCGATGATTCGGGTCGATGGCGAGATGACACGTATCAATATGCCAACGATGACCCATAAAGTCGTGCATCAATTGATTTATGACATTATGAATGATAGGCAACGCGCCGACTTCGAAGAGTTTTTTGAAACAGATTTTTCTTTTGAAATCCCTAATTTAGCACGCTTTCGGGTAAATGCCTTTAATCAAAATCGCGGTGCTGGGGCAGTATTTCGTACCATTCCTTCTAAAGTTCTAACGATGGAAGACTTAGGCATGGGCGATGTGTTTAAACGGGTCTCAGACTTTAAGCGTGGCGTGGTATTAGTGACAGGTCCTACTGGCTCGGGGAAATCAACAACGCTGGCTGCAATGGTTGACTATATTAATGAGACCCGTAAAGAGCACATATTAACGATTGAAGATCCGATTGAATTTGTTCACGAATCCAAAAAGAGCTTGATTAACCAACGTGAGGTGCACCGCGATACCTTAGGTTTTGATGCGGCACTACGTTCCGCTTTGCGAGAGGATCCAGACATCATCTTGGTTGGGGAGCTACGTGACCTTGAGACCATTCGTCTGGCATTGACAGCAGCTGAGACCGGACACCTGGTTTTTGGTACCTTACATACCAGCTCAGCGGCTAAAACTATTGACCGAGTGATTGACGTGTTCCCTGCTGCCGAAAAAGATATGATTCGCGCGATGTTATCGGAGTCACTGCAAGCTGTTATCTCACAAACGCTCCTACCTCGTCAAACAGGTGGCCGTATCGCCGCTCATGAAATTATGCTGGGCACTCCCGCTATTCGCAACTTGATACGCGAAAACAAAATCGCGCAAATGTACTCCTCTATCCAAACCGGTGCAGGCGATGGCATGATTACGCTTGATCAAACGCTGAAGAACTTAGTGGCCAAAGGCACGATTAGTAAAGACGTTGCCCGTCCTTACGCCAAGCAGCCAGAAGCATTTTTATAA
- a CDS encoding c-type cytochrome: MKKLIAAASLCVASFSVQAAITVPKYDISAGKQIVEAQCAACHGVEGVSIVPAQPNLGGQNVKYLYKQLVNFKAGYRKNGLMQSQVANLSQQDLANVAGYYSNQAPWGVGFGNPATTQEASKLFLGGDKSRDVIGCAGCHGPDAAGNAWAAFPRLGGQHAQYIATQLKLFRAAGRNDDIDSEDQKRVNDAGKEGEMGMMQTVASRLSDRDIRILSDYVSAIH, encoded by the coding sequence ATGAAAAAGTTAATCGCTGCCGCCAGCTTATGTGTTGCAAGTTTCAGCGTACAAGCTGCTATCACTGTTCCTAAATATGACATTAGTGCAGGCAAACAAATTGTAGAAGCGCAATGTGCCGCCTGTCATGGTGTTGAAGGGGTAAGTATTGTTCCTGCACAGCCTAATCTAGGTGGTCAAAACGTTAAGTATTTATATAAACAACTGGTAAACTTTAAGGCAGGCTACCGAAAAAACGGTCTTATGCAGTCGCAAGTGGCGAACTTGTCACAGCAAGACTTAGCCAATGTGGCAGGTTATTATTCTAACCAAGCACCTTGGGGTGTTGGTTTTGGTAATCCTGCAACCACGCAAGAAGCTTCTAAACTATTCTTAGGTGGTGACAAGTCACGCGATGTGATTGGTTGTGCAGGCTGTCATGGTCCAGATGCGGCGGGTAACGCTTGGGCTGCTTTTCCGCGATTAGGCGGTCAGCATGCTCAATATATTGCTACTCAGTTGAAACTGTTCCGTGCTGCTGGCCGTAACGATGATATCGATAGTGAAGATCAAAAAAGGGTCAATGACGCCGGTAAAGAAGGCGAAATGGGTATGATGCAAACAGTAGCTTCTAGGCTGTCAGATCGCGACATACGTATTTTATCCGATTATGTGAGCGCTATTCATTAA
- a CDS encoding RluA family pseudouridine synthase — MTDDAQTHEAPGIFNSKTRPQSANDEISNFEKVNYLEVTRHQHDQRLDNFLLNRLKGLPKPHIYKMIRSDEVRVNNKRCKPHDRVHREDVVRIAPVQLATREKPIISTEFANSLLARVVYEDEGMLVLNKPSGIAVHGGSGLNFGVIEAMREVTGKKYLELIHRIDKDTSGLLMISKKRSALKALQQHLIDKTIQKHYLCLVKGQPAINTQRIDAPLLRYTVASGERRVKVDTQDPQSKESQTDIIVHGRFMINNLPVSLLEAKPLTGRTHQIRVHLAHIGHAILGDDKYNVHDKTGVHRLCLHAWRLDIPGYEPIIAPLPDDIAALLPEDVELPSV, encoded by the coding sequence ATGACTGACGACGCACAGACCCATGAAGCCCCTGGCATCTTTAACAGCAAAACCCGTCCGCAAAGCGCCAATGATGAGATTAGTAACTTCGAAAAGGTAAATTACCTCGAAGTGACGCGCCATCAGCACGATCAGCGCTTGGATAACTTCTTGCTTAACCGTCTAAAAGGCTTGCCGAAACCCCACATCTATAAGATGATTCGCTCGGATGAGGTTCGCGTTAATAATAAGCGCTGTAAACCGCATGATAGAGTACATCGCGAAGACGTTGTGCGTATCGCGCCGGTACAGCTTGCGACCCGTGAAAAACCAATTATCAGTACTGAATTTGCCAACAGCTTACTGGCTCGTGTGGTCTATGAAGACGAAGGTATGCTGGTGCTGAATAAGCCATCAGGTATAGCGGTACATGGCGGTAGCGGGTTGAATTTTGGCGTGATTGAAGCCATGCGTGAAGTGACCGGTAAAAAGTACCTAGAGCTAATTCATCGCATCGATAAAGACACTTCAGGGCTGCTGATGATCTCTAAGAAACGCTCAGCGCTCAAAGCGTTGCAGCAACACTTAATAGATAAAACCATCCAAAAGCATTATTTATGTCTAGTAAAAGGGCAACCTGCGATCAACACGCAGCGTATTGATGCGCCCTTGCTACGTTATACCGTTGCTAGCGGTGAGCGCCGCGTCAAAGTGGATACCCAAGACCCACAATCTAAAGAAAGCCAAACGGATATTATCGTACATGGCCGTTTTATGATTAATAATTTGCCGGTAAGTCTGCTGGAAGCCAAACCACTAACAGGTCGAACTCATCAAATCCGTGTGCATTTAGCGCATATCGGTCATGCTATCTTGGGTGATGATAAATATAATGTGCATGACAAAACAGGCGTTCATCGTCTGTGCTTACATGCGTGGCGCTTAGACATTCCGGGTTATGAGCCGATTATCGCGCCGTTACCAGACGATATCGCTGCTTTATTACCAGAAGATGTTGAGTTGCCGTCAGTATAG
- a CDS encoding YggS family pyridoxal phosphate-dependent enzyme, producing the protein MHSLDKHSLIDNWQQVRQQVDEACAQAKGTATDSVTAVTLLAVSKTKPAEMIATLARQGQRHFGENYLQEAIEKMATLKDQPEGEEIVWHYIGSIQRNKTRDIAEHFDWVQTLERDIIAKRLNDQRPDNMSPLNVLIQLNIDDEDSKSGCLSEQLPDLIAAIKGYERLQLRGLMIIPAKADNDSFARTKQLFEAVKNTHPELSGWDTLSMGMSADMADAVTNGSTMVRVGTAIFGARA; encoded by the coding sequence ATGCACAGTCTTGACAAACATAGCCTAATTGATAACTGGCAACAAGTCCGTCAGCAAGTTGACGAAGCATGTGCGCAAGCAAAGGGTACGGCCACGGATAGCGTAACTGCGGTGACGTTACTGGCCGTCTCTAAAACCAAGCCTGCCGAGATGATAGCCACTCTAGCCCGTCAAGGACAGCGTCACTTTGGCGAAAACTATTTGCAAGAAGCTATTGAAAAAATGGCGACTCTAAAAGATCAGCCTGAAGGTGAAGAGATAGTTTGGCACTATATTGGTAGTATTCAGCGTAATAAAACCCGCGATATCGCTGAGCATTTTGACTGGGTACAAACACTTGAGCGCGACATCATTGCTAAACGGTTAAACGATCAACGTCCAGACAATATGTCGCCGCTTAATGTACTGATTCAACTCAATATCGATGATGAGGACAGTAAGTCAGGTTGCCTCTCTGAGCAGTTGCCAGATCTGATAGCCGCTATTAAAGGGTATGAGCGCTTGCAGCTACGGGGTCTGATGATTATCCCTGCTAAAGCCGATAATGACAGTTTTGCTCGAACCAAACAGCTATTTGAAGCGGTAAAAAACACCCATCCAGAACTGAGTGGGTGGGATACGTTAAGTATGGGTATGAGTGCCGACATGGCAGATGCTGTTACCAACGGCTCTACTATGGTGCGGGTTGGTACGGCAATATTTGGCGCGCGTGCTTAG
- a CDS encoding c-type cytochrome, with protein sequence MYEITTLFSRISRPLVGSIAALAISTVMISTAAADIPTTYNNSCAACHDSGALGAIKKGDSAGWQQIIKQKGMPALVKSVKGGMIQMPAGGLCDNCSDDDYRKLIDYMSK encoded by the coding sequence ATGTATGAAATCACCACGCTTTTCTCTAGAATAAGTCGCCCTTTAGTTGGAAGTATCGCTGCGCTTGCAATTAGTACCGTAATGATAAGCACTGCTGCCGCTGATATTCCAACCACCTATAATAACTCATGTGCTGCCTGTCACGATAGTGGCGCGCTAGGTGCCATTAAAAAAGGCGATAGCGCGGGGTGGCAACAGATTATAAAACAAAAAGGTATGCCAGCATTAGTCAAATCTGTTAAAGGCGGTATGATTCAAATGCCAGCAGGCGGGCTATGTGACAATTGTAGCGATGATGATTACCGCAAACTGATTGATTATATGAGCAAATAA
- a CDS encoding RnfH family protein: MASSTDSDADAVINNNNGLIEPQSQQSNLITVYLAYAEDAQRQHYLTLQVSKGATLYETLAQAGWLEQFAELAIWCEQVANIITPAAKLWHVGIYAQKQPLSYQLQPFDRIEVYRSLSADPMSQRKSKVSAKQ; this comes from the coding sequence ATGGCTAGTAGTACTGATAGTGATGCTGATGCTGTTATTAATAATAATAATGGTCTCATTGAGCCGCAGTCTCAGCAATCGAATTTGATAACGGTATATTTAGCTTATGCTGAGGATGCGCAGCGCCAACATTATTTGACCCTACAAGTTAGTAAGGGCGCGACATTATATGAGACGTTGGCGCAAGCGGGTTGGTTGGAACAGTTTGCAGAGTTAGCAATATGGTGTGAGCAAGTGGCAAACATTATTACGCCAGCTGCTAAGTTGTGGCATGTAGGCATCTATGCGCAAAAGCAGCCACTCAGCTATCAGTTGCAGCCTTTTGATCGTATTGAGGTTTATCGTAGTTTAAGCGCTGATCCGATGTCTCAGCGCAAAAGCAAAGTATCCGCTAAACAGTAA
- the yihA gene encoding ribosome biogenesis GTP-binding protein YihA/YsxC, protein MSTPFKDVAAEHAAFNTKARQRIQQTEFMTSAPTFRLCPPDAGLEVAFAGRSNAGKSSAINALTNQRQLARSSKTPGRTQMINFFNIGDTDRRLVDLPGYGYAAVPLEMKKEWQVELEEYLVSRSSLAGLVLMTDIRHPLKFFDEQMLFWAKAGELPVHILLTKADKLKYGASKNALLNTRQALKKLGLDCTIQLFSALRKEGLDELAGVMGNWYEYKLDDEKVNKTSFDEQASTEQDSIAQTDDEPKDAK, encoded by the coding sequence ATGAGTACCCCGTTTAAAGATGTTGCCGCCGAGCATGCGGCGTTCAATACCAAAGCCCGTCAACGCATACAGCAAACTGAGTTTATGACCTCAGCGCCTACTTTTCGTCTTTGTCCCCCTGATGCAGGGCTAGAAGTGGCCTTTGCAGGTCGCTCAAACGCCGGTAAATCCTCAGCCATTAATGCGCTGACCAATCAACGGCAATTGGCTCGTTCTTCTAAAACGCCTGGTCGCACGCAGATGATTAACTTTTTTAACATTGGCGATACCGATAGGCGGTTGGTTGATTTGCCAGGCTATGGTTACGCTGCCGTGCCGCTTGAGATGAAAAAAGAATGGCAAGTGGAGCTAGAGGAATATCTAGTATCACGCTCAAGCCTAGCAGGCTTGGTATTAATGACTGATATTCGTCATCCCCTAAAGTTTTTCGATGAGCAAATGCTATTTTGGGCAAAAGCGGGCGAATTACCTGTCCATATCTTGCTGACTAAAGCAGACAAGCTCAAATATGGCGCTTCTAAAAACGCGCTACTTAATACCCGTCAAGCGCTGAAAAAATTAGGGTTAGACTGTACTATTCAGCTGTTTTCAGCGCTTAGGAAAGAAGGCCTCGATGAATTAGCGGGAGTGATGGGAAATTGGTACGAGTACAAACTTGACGATGAGAAAGTTAATAAAACATCTTTTGATGAACAAGCCTCTACTGAACAAGACAGTATTGCACAAACAGACGATGAGCCGAAAGACGCAAAATAA
- a CDS encoding PilT/PilU family type 4a pilus ATPase translates to MDFDKLLQLMINKNGSDLFITANVAPSMKINGQILAVGKTPLNAEQTMNLVKSVMSETQQQEFDETNECQFAITDEAKNARFRVSAFMQRDMAGMILRKIENKIPTVEELRLPPELKELAMKKRGIILLVGATGTGKSTTLASMIGHRNQNSHGHIITIEDPIEFVHQHRGCIITQREVGIDTLSFEAGLKNTLRQAPDVILIGEIRNREVMSYAIQYAETGHLVFATLHANNANQAVDRIIHFFETERHNQLFMDLSLNLQAIIAQQLIPTPDGKGRRAAIEILLNSQLISDYIRKGEVHELKEVMTRSRDSGMQTFDQALFDLYENGEITYQEAIKHADSPNDLRLKIKLSSKNNTHNLNEGADKLSLDIT, encoded by the coding sequence ATGGACTTTGATAAACTGCTACAGTTAATGATCAATAAAAACGGTTCTGATTTATTTATTACCGCTAATGTGGCACCTTCCATGAAAATAAATGGGCAGATTTTGGCGGTCGGTAAAACACCCCTTAATGCTGAGCAAACCATGAATTTGGTTAAAAGTGTGATGTCAGAAACTCAGCAACAAGAGTTTGACGAGACCAACGAGTGCCAATTTGCTATCACCGATGAAGCAAAAAATGCCCGATTTCGAGTCAGTGCTTTTATGCAGCGCGATATGGCTGGGATGATTTTACGGAAAATTGAAAATAAAATCCCTACTGTTGAGGAGCTACGGCTGCCACCAGAATTGAAAGAACTGGCAATGAAAAAACGCGGTATTATTTTATTAGTCGGCGCAACGGGTACCGGTAAGTCCACCACGCTTGCTTCAATGATAGGACACCGCAATCAGAATTCTCATGGGCATATCATCACTATAGAAGACCCTATTGAGTTTGTACATCAACACCGGGGCTGCATTATTACCCAGCGTGAAGTAGGTATTGACACCTTATCCTTTGAGGCCGGTCTAAAAAATACTTTGCGCCAAGCACCGGATGTCATCTTAATCGGCGAGATTCGTAATCGCGAGGTGATGAGCTACGCCATTCAATATGCAGAAACAGGGCATTTAGTGTTTGCAACCTTACACGCCAACAATGCCAACCAGGCTGTCGACCGTATCATTCACTTTTTTGAGACCGAACGACACAATCAGTTGTTTATGGATTTATCGCTTAACCTACAGGCGATTATCGCACAGCAACTTATTCCAACCCCCGACGGCAAAGGGCGCCGTGCTGCTATTGAGATTTTATTAAATTCACAGCTGATCAGTGACTATATTCGCAAAGGCGAGGTTCATGAACTTAAAGAAGTTATGACCCGCTCACGTGATAGCGGTATGCAAACCTTTGATCAGGCGCTTTTTGATTTATACGAAAACGGCGAAATCACTTATCAAGAGGCGATTAAGCATGCTGACTCTCCTAACGATTTACGCTTAAAAATCAAACTTAGCAGTAAAAATAACACTCATAACTTAAATGAAGGTGCCGATAAGTTATCCTTGGATATCACCTAG